From Anopheles darlingi chromosome 2, idAnoDarlMG_H_01, whole genome shotgun sequence, the proteins below share one genomic window:
- the LOC125950536 gene encoding uncharacterized protein LOC125950536, whose protein sequence is MAMLLMGLLSCLILLNSCAISVISWQPNDQDASEMATLPDYDQYLGEYLKPGDSLALLLDYDGTLAELTSHPNLTQMSGEMRQALRNIADSGKAFVAVISGRDVDGVKEKIGLENIIYSGNHGLEVLYPNGTRHNQGIPNDVAGNFDKMIDHLNREVVHHGSWVENKRVSITFHFREAEQQYVEEMARRAKEIIVSYGYRANEAHASVEGKPPVQWNKGLAAEYILGTSYDPSWRQRKVIFAGDDTTDEDVMQMIKGSGRSFRVTKDKALVTNADYKIPSVDAVYHLLKWIEARIAG, encoded by the exons atggcgatgctgctgatggggtTACTTTCTTGTCTGATATTGCTTAATAGCTGTGCAATCTCAGTGATAAGCTGGCAGCCGAACGACCAAGACGCTTCCGAGATGGCGACGCTACCCGACTACGATCAGTATCTTGGCGA GTACCTCAAGCCGGGCGATAGCTTGGCTCTGCTGTTGGACTACGATGGAACACTGGCCGAGCTGACGTCCCATCCGAACCTCACGCAGATGAGCGGAGAGATGCGACAAGCATTGCGGAACATCGCCGACAGTGGAAAGGCCTTCGTGGCGGTCATCTCGGGGCGTGATGTGGACGGGGTGAAGGAGAAGATCGGGCTCGAAAACATCATCTACTCGGGCAACCACGGTCTGGAGGTACTGTATCCCAACGGAACACGCCACAATCAGGGCATTCCTAACGATGTGGCCGGCAATTTCGATAAAATGATCGATCACCTGAACCGAGAG GTTGTGCATCATGGTTCGTGGGTGGAGAACAAGCGTGTCTCGATTACGTTCCACTTCCGGGAAGCGGAGCAGCAGTACGTCGAGGAGATGGCCCGACGCGCGAAAGAGATTATCGTATCGTACGGTTATCGGGCGAACGAGGCGCACGCCTCGGTCGAGGGCAAACCGCCGGTTCAGTGGAACAAGGGATTGGCGGCCGAGTACATCCTTGGCACGAGCTACGATCCTAGCTGGCGCCAACGGAAAGTAATCTTTGCCGGCGACGACACGACCGACGAGGATGTGATGCAGATGATCAAGGGCAGCGGCAGGTCGTTCCGGGTGACGAAAGATAAGGCGCTGGTGACGAACGCTGATTACAAGATTCCCTCGGTCGATGCGGTTTACCACCTGCTCAAGTGGATCGAGGCAAGAATTGCAGGGTAA
- the LOC125950540 gene encoding protein YIPF6 — protein MSSPETKIDMFDDEVSASESMHGEMTVSGVPRNINQPGAPNFNTLDEPIKDTILRDVRAVGVKFYHVLIPKEKNTLLKEWDLWGPLVLCTFMATILQGSSDDMYDGGPEFAQVFVIVWIGALIVTLNSKLLGGNISFFQSVCVLGYCLTPCAIALLLCRIVLLANQTTFLFLLRFLISATGFGWATYASIIFLGDSQPPNRKALAVYPIFLFYFIISWLVVSHSNV, from the exons ATGTCCTCGCCGGAAACGAAGATAGAT ATGTTTGACGATGAGGTGTCGGCGTCGGAATCGATGCACGGCGAGATGACGGTGTCGGGTGTGCCACGGAACATTAACCAACCCGGTGCGCCCAACTTCAACACCCTCGACGAACCGATAAAGGACACCATC CTCCGTGACGTCAGGGCGGTCGGTGTCAAGTTCTACCACGTCCTCATtccgaaagagaaaaacacgCTACTTAAAGAATGGGACCTCTGGGGACCGCTGGTGCTGTGCACTTTTATGGCCACCATCCTGCAGGGCTCGTCGGATGACATGTACGATGGGGGCCCGGAGTTTGCTCAGGTGTTTGTGATCGTGTGGATCGGTGCGCTGATAGTGACACTCAATTCGAAGCTCTTGGGAGGAAATAT TTCCTTCTTTCAGTCAGTCTGTGTGCTGGGGTACTGTTTAACACCTTGCGCAATCGCACTGCTCCTGTGCCGGATAGTGTTGCTGGCAAATCAAACGACGTTTCTGTTCTTGTTGCGGTTTCTCATCTCCGCCACCGGTTTTGGCTGGGCTACTTATG CGTCGATCATCTTTCTCGGGGATAGTCAACCACCGAACCGGAAAGCGTTAGCCGTGTATCCTATATTTCTATTCTACTTTATTATCTCGTGGCTAGTAGTGTCACACAGTAACGTGTAA
- the LOC125950506 gene encoding uncharacterized protein LOC125950506, with product MSAANCEITITGPQEAQAKSSLIVVSNRLPFVLKRDPKTGALSRHASAGGLVTAVAPVVIKGKGLWVGWSGITLTDENEPIPESDPSDNTPTAGLLSEQVVSVNVEPQLFDSYYNGCCNGTFWPLFHSMPGRATFCADHWRSYYTVNKEFASRTIEALEKCLKKNTHPGVPLIWIHDYHLMLAANWIREAADEKNLPYQMAFFLHIPFPPWDIFRLYPWSDEILQGMLACDMIGFHIRDYCLNFVDCCQRNLGCRVDRKNLLVEHGGRSVRVRPLPIGIPFDRFVELAQTARKVINTNQKIILGVDRLDYTKGLVNRLKAFEVLLEKHPEHRENVSLLQISVPSRTDVKEYQELKEEMDQLVGRINGRFTTANWSPIRYIYGCVGQEELAAFYREASVCLVTPLRDGMNLVAKEFVACQIHEPPGVLVVSPFAGAGETMHEALLCNPYELDAAAEVIHRALTMPEDERTLRMSRMRRREMQNDVNSWMRQFLKAMGSLEEDDIGTTTMQPVTVDDFDDYLLSYIGYNHKLALLLDYDGTLAPIAPHPDLATLPPETKNVLQRLSNHSDVYVAIISGRNVENVKQMVGIEGITYAGNHGLEILHPDGSKFVHPMPIEYEDKVSGLLKSLQDSVCGDGAWVENKGPLLTYHYRETPVELRPAMVEKARQLIIQFGFRAAEAHCAIEAKPPVQWNKGRASIYILRTAFGVDWSERIKIIYAGDDMTDEDAMMALKGMAATFRVTNSQIVKTSAERRLPSTDSVLTMLKWVERHFMRRKPRANSLTYRGKKKDCVKMQMAFDLVPNTSAANSAASSSDERD from the exons ATGTCGGCGGCAAACTGTGAGATCACCATCACGGGACCGCAGGAGGCTCAAGCCAAGAGTAGCCTGATCGTCGTCTCTAACCGGTTGCCATTCGTACTGAAACGTGACCCCAAGACGGGCGCCCTGAGTCGTCATGCCAG CGCCGGAGGCTTAGTCACGGCCGTAGCACCGGTCGTCATCAAGGGCAAAGGACTATGGGTCGGCTGGTCCGGCATTACGCTAACGGACGAGAACGAACCGATCCCGGAGTCGGATCCCTCGGACAACACACCGACGGCCGGTCTACTGTCGGAGCAAGTTGTCTCGGTCAACGTGGAACCGCAGCTGTTCGATAGCTACTACAATGGATGCTGCAACGGGACGTTCTGGCCACTGTTCCACTCGATGCCCGGCCGGGCTACGTTCTGTGCCGATCACTGGCGCTCGTACTACACCGTCAACAAGGAGTTCGCATCGCGCACGATCGAGGCACTCGAGAAATGCctaaagaaaaacacacaccctggTGTACCGTTGATCTGGATCCACGATTACCATCTGATGCTGGCGGCGAACTGGATCCGGGAGGCAGCGGACGAGAAGAACCTACCCTACCAGATGGCCTTCTTCCTGCACATTCCCTTCCCACCGTGGGACATCTTCCGCCTATACCCATGGTCGGACGAGATCCTGCAGGGTATGCTGGCGTGCGATATGATCGGGTTCCACATTCGCGATTACTGTCTCAACTTTGTCGACTGCTGCCAGCGCAATCTGGGATGCCGCGTGGATCGCAAGAACCTGCTGGTCGAGCACGGTGGCCGATCGGTGCGAGTACGTCCGCTACCGATCGGCATTCCGTTCGATCGGTTCGTCGAGCTGGCACAAACGGCCCGCAAGGTGATCAACACGAACCAGAAGATCATCCTCGGTGTTGATCGGTTGGACTACACGAAGGGGTTGGTCAATCGGCTAAAGGCGTTCGAGGTGCTTCTGGAGAAGCACCCGGAACACCGGGAAAACGTAAGTCTGCTTCAGATTTCCGTACCATCGCGTACGGACGTGAAGGAGTATCAGGAGCTGAAAGAGGAGATGGATCAGCTGGTGGGCCGGATTAATGGACGCTTCACAACGGCCAACTGGTCCCCGATTCGCTATATCTACGGTTGCGTCGGGCAGGAGGAACTCGCCGCGTTCTATCGGGAAGCGTCGGTCTGTCTGGTGACTCCGCTGCGCGATGGCATGAACCTGGTGGCCAAAGAGTTTGTCGCTTGCCAGATCCATGAGCCACCGGGCGTACTGGTTGTGTCGCcgtttgccggtgccggtgagaCGATGCACGAGGCACTCCTCTGCAATCCGTACGAGCTGGATGCGGCCGCAGAGGTGATACACCGTGCGCTAACGATGCCGGAAGACGAGCGGACACTACGGATGTCGCGAATGAGGCGGCGAGAGATGCAGAACGACGTCAACAGCTGGATGCGACAGTTCCTCAAAGCGATGGGGTCGCTGGAGGAGGATGACATCGGTACGACCACCATGCAACCGGTCACGGTGGACGACTTCGACGACTATCTGCTGTC TTACATCGGATACAATCACaagctggcgctgctgctggattacGATGGAACGCTAGCACCGATTGCGCCACATCCGGATCTGGCCACCCTGCCACCGGAAACGAAGAATGTCCTGCAACGGCTCTCCAACCACTCGGACGTGTACGTAGCCATCATCTCGGGGCGTAACGTGGAGAACGTCAAGCAGATGGTCGGCATCGAGGGCATTACCTACGCCGGTAACCACGGTCTCGAGATCCTGCACCCGGATGGTAGCAAGTTCGTCCATCCGATGCCGATCGAGTACGAGGACAAGGTTAGCGGTCTACTCAAATCCCTCCAGGACTCG GTTTGTGGTGATGGCGCCTGGGTGGAGAACAAGGGACCTCTGCTGACGTACCATTACCGGGAGACACCGGTCGAGTTGCGGCCAGCCATGGTCGAGAAGGCACGCCAGTTGATCATTCAGTTCGGATTCCGGGCGGCCGAAGCACATTGTGCGATCGAGGCGAAACCACCGGTCCAGTGGAATAAGGGCCGTGCCTCGATCTACATCCTGCGTACCGCTTTCGGTGTCGATTGGAGTGAACGCATCAAGATTATCTACGCCGGCGATGATATGACGGACGAGGATGCCATGATG GCACTCAAGGGTATGGCGGCCACGTTCCGCGTCACCAACTCGCAGATCGTCAAAACGTCGGCCGAGCGGCGCCTACCGTCCACCGATTCCGTGCTCACGATGCTCAAGTGGGTCGAGCGTCATTTTATGCGCCGTAAGCCACGTGCCAACAGCCTCACGTATCGGGGCAAGAAGAAGGATTGCGTCAAGATGCAGATGGCGTTCGATCTGGTGCCGAACACGAGTGCGGCCAACAGTGCCGCCAGCAGTTCCGATGAGCGGGATTAG
- the LOC125950541 gene encoding dual specificity protein phosphatase 13 isoform X1, which produces MSWRYAYLTHYRNNDKMADQTTGRQLQRILHYSVTPCRPMLGLRRSECALYDVDCDEVYPRLYIGDANSARNKQYLRLIGITHVLNTAEGTRFGQVDTGHSYYRDMSGIRCTFRYMGFPMIDQPSTDISRYFYIASKFIENGINSGGKVLVHCMMGMSRSATCVLAYLMIARKMTAAEAVRTVRMHRDIRPNEGFLQQLADLDNELKRDRLYY; this is translated from the exons ATGTCCTGGAGATACGCG TATCTGACTCACTATCGGAATAACGATAAAATGGCCGACCAGACGACGGGCCGGCAGCTGCAGCGAATCCTTCACTACTCGGTCACCCCGTGCCGGCCGATGCTCGGCCTACGCCGCTCCGAATGTGCATTATACGACGTTGACTGTGATGAAGTCTACCCAAGGCTGTACATTGGTGATGC AAACTCAGCTAGAAACAAACAGTATTTGCGACTGATCGGTATCACGCACGTGCTCAACACGGCGGAAGGAACACGCTTCGGTCAGGTCGATACGGGCCACAGCTACTACCGTGACATGTCGGGGATCAG GTGCACTTTCAGGTACATGGGCTTCCCGATGATCGATCAGCCCTCGACGGACATCAGCCGGTACTTCTACATCGCGTCCAAGTTCATCGAGAATGGCATCAACAGTGGTG GCAAAGTGTTGGTACACTGCATGATGGGTATGTCCCGGTCGGCCACGTGCGTCCTGGCGTACTTGATGATTGCGCGTAAGATGACGGCCGCCGAAGCGGTACGGACCGTGCGGATGCACCGTGACATACGCCCGAACGAGGGCTTCCTACAGCAGCTGGCCGATCTGGACAACGAGCTGAAGCGAGACCGGCTGTACTATTGA
- the LOC125950541 gene encoding dual specificity protein phosphatase 3 isoform X2, with product MSWRYAYLTHYRNNDKMADQTTGRQLQRILHYSVTPCRPMLGLRRSECALYDVDCDEVYPRLYIGDANSARNKQYLRLIGITHVLNTAEGTRFGQVDTGHSYYRDMSGIRYMGFPMIDQPSTDISRYFYIASKFIENGINSGGKVLVHCMMGMSRSATCVLAYLMIARKMTAAEAVRTVRMHRDIRPNEGFLQQLADLDNELKRDRLYY from the exons ATGTCCTGGAGATACGCG TATCTGACTCACTATCGGAATAACGATAAAATGGCCGACCAGACGACGGGCCGGCAGCTGCAGCGAATCCTTCACTACTCGGTCACCCCGTGCCGGCCGATGCTCGGCCTACGCCGCTCCGAATGTGCATTATACGACGTTGACTGTGATGAAGTCTACCCAAGGCTGTACATTGGTGATGC AAACTCAGCTAGAAACAAACAGTATTTGCGACTGATCGGTATCACGCACGTGCTCAACACGGCGGAAGGAACACGCTTCGGTCAGGTCGATACGGGCCACAGCTACTACCGTGACATGTCGGGGATCAG GTACATGGGCTTCCCGATGATCGATCAGCCCTCGACGGACATCAGCCGGTACTTCTACATCGCGTCCAAGTTCATCGAGAATGGCATCAACAGTGGTG GCAAAGTGTTGGTACACTGCATGATGGGTATGTCCCGGTCGGCCACGTGCGTCCTGGCGTACTTGATGATTGCGCGTAAGATGACGGCCGCCGAAGCGGTACGGACCGTGCGGATGCACCGTGACATACGCCCGAACGAGGGCTTCCTACAGCAGCTGGCCGATCTGGACAACGAGCTGAAGCGAGACCGGCTGTACTATTGA